The proteins below are encoded in one region of Engystomops pustulosus chromosome 8, aEngPut4.maternal, whole genome shotgun sequence:
- the NDUFB3 gene encoding NADH dehydrogenase [ubiquinone] 1 beta subcomplex subunit 3 produces the protein MGHGHEHHGHGRMHMPDYKIWKIDGTPLEDVQKRLAKKGLRDPWLRNEAWRYMGEFSKPVTLSQVVFKGFRWGFAAFVVALGVEYAFFPPKKNGGHH, from the exons ATGGGCCATGGACATGAACACCATGGGCATGGGAGGATGCATATGCCAGATTACAAGATATGGAAAATAGATGGAACACCACTGGAAGATGTACAAAAGAGGCTTGCAAAAAAGGGACTGCGGGATCCATGGTTGAG gaatgAAGCGTGGAGGTACATGGGAGAATTTTCCAAACCAGTTACCCTGAGCCAAGTTGTCTTCAAAGGATTTCGATGGGGGTTTGCTGCTTTTGTTGTGGCACTTGGTGTAGAATATGCTTTCTTTCCTCCCAAGAAAAATGGTGGTCACCATTGA